The DNA region GCAATGTGCGTGAGTTGAGGAATGCCGCCGACCGTCTGGTCCTTGGGCTCGACAATGGTGGACGGCAGACCGAGGAGGCAACCGGGCTTGCGGAGCGGGTTGCCGAATTCGAGCGAGGGATTATCGCCAGCGCGCTGGTGGCGCATGGCGGCAGCCTCAGGCCGGTTTATGAATCCCTCGGCATCTCCCGCAAGACCCTGTACGAAAAGATGCAAAAATACGGCCTCGATAAGCGGATACTGACCACCGAAAGCTGAGTTCGGGTTCCGGTGATTCTCCGGGGCAACGGTGCCGCAGCCCTGGAACGTTGCGCGTTGGGTGGAAATCCACCCATCACCCATGCCGTTTGTTTCCAAATCGACCCATGCTGCATTGCACTGCCGCAGAATCATCTTGCGGAAGCGACGGTAGTGATTGCGGCTCGATTTCTCCCGGCGGCAAATAGGTCATCCCCGGCGCGGAGGATGTGTCGGCGGGCTTGCTGTTTCATCAGGGAGGAAACGATGAAAATCCTGAAGGCCGTGCTCGGCCTGACCGCGGCTGCCGCGGTTTCTCTTCTCGCCGGTGTCGCATCGGCGCAGACCTATCCCGAGCGCACCATCACCATGGTCGTCCCCTTTGCGGCGGGCGGCCCGACCGATACCGTCGCGCGGCTGGTGGCTGAATCGATGTCGAAGGATCTCGGTCAGCAGATCGTCGTCGAAAATGTCGGCGGTGCCGGCGGCACGCTCGGCGCCGGCCGGGTGGCGAACGCTGACCCCGATGGCTACACCATTCTTTTGCACCATATCGGCATGGCGACAAGCGCCACGCTCTACCGCAAGCTCGCCTACGACACGCTCGGCGCCTTCGAGTATGTCGGCCTTGTCACCGAGGTGCCGATGACGATTGTCGCGCGCAAGGATTTCGAGCCGACCGATCTCAAGGGCCTGATCGATTACGTCAAGGCCAACAAGGACAAGGTCACCGTCGCCAATGCCGGTATCGGTGCGGCTTCGCATCTCTGCGGCATGATGTTCATGAGCGCCATCCAGACGCAGCTCACGACCGTTCCTTACAAAGGAACCGGCCCGGCGATGACGGATCTGCTCGGCGGCCAGGTTGATATTATGTGCGACCAGACCACCAACACCACGAAACAGATTAAGGGCGGCACGATCAAGGCCTATGCGGTGACTTCGCCGAAGCGCCTCGACGTGCTGAAGGATGTACCGACGGCTGTCGAAGCTGGCCTGCCGGGCTTCGAAGTCGGCATCTGGCACGGCATCTACACGCCGAAGGGTACGCCGGCCGCGATTAACGAACGCCTGTCGAAGTCGCTGCAGCTGGCGCTGAAGGATCCGAATGTCGGCGCCCGCTTCGCCGAACTCGGCACGGCGCCGTCCTCCGATGCAGATGCAACGCCTGCTGCTTTGAAAGCCAAGCTCGAAAGCGAAATCGCCCGCTGGAAGCCGGTGATCGAGGCCGCCGGGGAATACGCGGACTAGTGAGGGATGTGCCAGGAATAGCCCCTCATCCTAACCCTCTCCCCGAAAACGGGGAGAGGGGACCTGCCCTGAGCAATTGCGGAAAAGGCGAGAGGCTTGCGGCATGTTCCCTTCTCCCCGCAAGCGGGGAGAAGGTGCCGGCAGGCGGATGAGCGGCAATCGCGGCAGCAGCGCGTCACGTGAACCATCTCCAACTCCAGGAGACACTATGAAATCCATCAGTCTCGATAGCACCAATGCGATCTGCGGCGCGCTTTTCGTCGCGACCGGCACTTTCTTTGCCTATCAGTCGGTCGGGCTCGACCTGGGTACGGCTTTGCGGATGGGTCCCGGTTATTTCCCGTTTATCCTTGCCTGCGCACTGATACTTCTCGGCGCGATCATCTTCTTTCAGGCGCTGCGTGTGGAAGGGGAGCCGGTCGATCCCTTCGCCTGGCGCGGCATGCTCTTCATTCTGCCGGCTCCCGTCTTCTTCGGATTGACGGTGCGCGGGCTTGGATTTGCGCCGGCGCTGTTCTTCACAGCCTTCATCGCCTGCTTTGCGTCGCGCAAGATGAACCTGGTATTCGCGGTCATCCTGTCGCTGCTGCTGACAATCTTTTCGGTCGCCGTCTTCAGCTATGGGCTCGGACTGCCGTTCGAACGCTTCGGCCCCTGGGTCCGGTTCTAGGAGGCGATGGTGGATCTT from Rhizobium sp. NLR16a includes:
- a CDS encoding tripartite tricarboxylate transporter substrate-binding protein, which codes for MKILKAVLGLTAAAAVSLLAGVASAQTYPERTITMVVPFAAGGPTDTVARLVAESMSKDLGQQIVVENVGGAGGTLGAGRVANADPDGYTILLHHIGMATSATLYRKLAYDTLGAFEYVGLVTEVPMTIVARKDFEPTDLKGLIDYVKANKDKVTVANAGIGAASHLCGMMFMSAIQTQLTTVPYKGTGPAMTDLLGGQVDIMCDQTTNTTKQIKGGTIKAYAVTSPKRLDVLKDVPTAVEAGLPGFEVGIWHGIYTPKGTPAAINERLSKSLQLALKDPNVGARFAELGTAPSSDADATPAALKAKLESEIARWKPVIEAAGEYAD
- a CDS encoding tripartite tricarboxylate transporter TctB family protein; protein product: MKSISLDSTNAICGALFVATGTFFAYQSVGLDLGTALRMGPGYFPFILACALILLGAIIFFQALRVEGEPVDPFAWRGMLFILPAPVFFGLTVRGLGFAPALFFTAFIACFASRKMNLVFAVILSLLLTIFSVAVFSYGLGLPFERFGPWVRF